The region CTTCCTGCATCTGGAGCATCTGAAAACGGCTCTTCGGTCCGATGTCCGGCATATCTTCTGCGAGAAGCCGATCGTCACCACGGAGACGGAGACCTTTGAATTCCTGGATCTGCTGAAGGACCATGGCGGTCCGGAGCGGGTGCTGGTCGGCCTCGTTCTGCGATACTCTCCGCTCTATACGGAGCTCCAGAAGAGCCTGAAAGCGGGACAGATCGGCAAGGTCGTTTCCATCGAGGCGGCTGAGCATATCGGCCCCTATCACGGCTCGTTCTTCATGCGGGACTGGCGCCGCTACGCGAAGAACTCCGGCGGTTTCATGCTGGAAAAGTGTTGCCATGACCTGGATCTCTATCAGGGCGTGGTTGGCTGCCGGCCGCGTTACGTCTCCAGCTTCGGTGGCCGCAAGAGCTTCGTCCCCGAAAACCGGCCGGACCAGGACCATCGTTTTCCGGCTCCGAAGGTCGTCGGCCGCGCCGATCCGTTCACGCCGCGCTGGGGCGGCGGCAATGCGGACTTTGAATCAGACGGCGACATCATCGACTACCAGACCGCCCTGATCGAATACCAAGACGGCGCCAACCTGTGCTTCCACACCAACATGTATGTGCCCGACGAGTTTCGCCGGTTCGCCATCATGGGGACCCGGGGCATGGCGGAGGGGGATTTCATCCGCAACTACTACCGGGTCCACGATGCATTGACCTCCAGGTGCCTTGTCGACAAGCCCAAGCTCGCCGAACACAGCGACGGCCACTACGGCGCGGACGAAGCCATGGCCAAGGATCTTGCCGACTATTTCAACAACGGCGGAAAGCTGCCGGTCAGTGTTCTGGATGCGCTTGAAGCCGGGCTCACGGCAATCAAGCTGGATGAAGCCCGCCAGACGCGCTCCGTCCTCGATCTTCATGAGACCTGGCAGCAATTCGACAGCTACGGGATGGCATAGGGGGCCCCATGGCGCATACGGCAAAACAAAAAGACTATTTTCCATACCTTCTGCTGCTGCCGGCATCGATCGTCATGGTGGCGATTGTCGCCTACCCGCTGTTCGAGACATTCCGGCTGTCTTTCACCAACACCAGCATGAGCCCGAACTTCGAATATGTCGGGCTGGACAACTACGAAAAGCTGATGTCCCGCAGGTTTCCCGAAGTTATAGCGCGGACGTTCTACTGGATGAGCCTGTCGGTCGCGCTCAAGATGCTGATCGGAACGCTGGGGGCCGTTCTCCTGAACGCGATGGTTCCCGGACGCACGCTGTTCCGCATCCTGGTCATGCCGCCCTGGGTGATCCCAATCGCCATCGGCGTCTTCATCTGGGGCTGGATGTATAACGGCCAGTTCGGGATGATTTCGGGCCTGGCGCAGCGCATCGGCATTCTTTCCGGGCCGTTCGAGTTTCTTGCCTACAAGAACTCCGCCTTCATGGCGACGATCGTCACCGATGTCTGGATCGGCGTGCCGATGGTGACGCTCTACCTGCTCGCCTCCATGCAATCCATACCGAAGGATCTTTACGAGGCCGCCTGGGTGGATGGCGCCTCCCGGTCCTATCGCTTCCGCCGGATCACCCTGCCGCTGATCTTCCCCTCGATCGCCACCATGGCGCTCCTGTCGGCGATCGCGACCTTCAACTCCTTCGACATCATCTGGATCCTGACCGAAGGCGGCCCGCGCGGGGCGACCACGACGATGATCATCGACACCTACAAGACCGCGATCAGCCGCTTCAAATACGGCGAAGGCGCAGCACGGACCGTGATGATCGTGCTGTTCCTCGGGTCCTTCACCCTGGTCTATTTCATGCTGCTGACGCGCCTTGCCAGAAGGAGCCCCCACAATGCTGCATAAGTATCGCTGGTACGAATATGTGCTGATCTATTTCGGTGTCGCGGTGTTCCTGACTTTCGTGCTGGCACCGTTCGTGGAAGCCTTCGTGGTGTCGCTGCGCCCGCTCAGCAGCCTGTTT is a window of Roseibium salinum DNA encoding:
- a CDS encoding Gfo/Idh/MocA family protein, which produces MKTGYVGLGARIANVSNCLQEVCAELDPCAYVDPTPAGLKYVEEKSGNRLTAHSGLAGMLKAEKLDLLMIGSPNFLHLEHLKTALRSDVRHIFCEKPIVTTETETFEFLDLLKDHGGPERVLVGLVLRYSPLYTELQKSLKAGQIGKVVSIEAAEHIGPYHGSFFMRDWRRYAKNSGGFMLEKCCHDLDLYQGVVGCRPRYVSSFGGRKSFVPENRPDQDHRFPAPKVVGRADPFTPRWGGGNADFESDGDIIDYQTALIEYQDGANLCFHTNMYVPDEFRRFAIMGTRGMAEGDFIRNYYRVHDALTSRCLVDKPKLAEHSDGHYGADEAMAKDLADYFNNGGKLPVSVLDALEAGLTAIKLDEARQTRSVLDLHETWQQFDSYGMA
- a CDS encoding carbohydrate ABC transporter permease, whose amino-acid sequence is MAHTAKQKDYFPYLLLLPASIVMVAIVAYPLFETFRLSFTNTSMSPNFEYVGLDNYEKLMSRRFPEVIARTFYWMSLSVALKMLIGTLGAVLLNAMVPGRTLFRILVMPPWVIPIAIGVFIWGWMYNGQFGMISGLAQRIGILSGPFEFLAYKNSAFMATIVTDVWIGVPMVTLYLLASMQSIPKDLYEAAWVDGASRSYRFRRITLPLIFPSIATMALLSAIATFNSFDIIWILTEGGPRGATTTMIIDTYKTAISRFKYGEGAARTVMIVLFLGSFTLVYFMLLTRLARRSPHNAA